From Camelus dromedarius isolate mCamDro1 chromosome 23, mCamDro1.pat, whole genome shotgun sequence, a single genomic window includes:
- the LOC116148216 gene encoding selenoprotein H-like has protein sequence MSENQKWVGEFPAELQASRRRERETKAAWSRRPSSGRSGRGTGRDRRRRWSLRSITPAAACLGAALRRGARAPRAPRANEPHQTPEDQLPEGALLRPDGGSAEPRAEFKEGSHGIFGFLEPQEVMEMLRKYFA, from the exons ATGTCAGAAAATCAGAAATGG GTCGGCGAATTCCCGGCGGAGCTCCAGGCTTCCCGGCGGAGGGAGAGGGAGACCAAGGCGGCGTGGTCGCGGCGGCCAAGCAGCGGGAGAAGCGGGCGAGGGACTGGAAGGGATCGGAGGAGGCGATGGTCCTTACGGAGCATCACACCAGCGGCCGCGTGTCTGGGCGCCGCGCTGCGCAGAGGAGCCAGAGCTCCCAGAGCTCCGCGCGCGAACGAGCCCCACCAAACCCCGGAGGACCAGCTGCCAGAGGGGGCGCTGCTGCGCCCGGACGGCGGTAGCGCGGAGCCCCGAGCTGAATTCAAGGAGGGCTCCCATGGAATCTTCGGATTCCTGGAACCTCAAGAGGTGATGGAGATGCTGAGGAAGTACTTTGCCTAG